The DNA region TAATTGAATACACATATTTATATAATTGATCATGTTGCTGTGATAGGTTGTGGCAGTGTGCTCATGGGCACAAGAAAGTAACAACTGCTATCGATGCAAGATTATAAAATAGTTCTTAAAAAATAGGAGGATGAAAAATTATGTTATTAAAATGGTTTAGAGTACCAAAGGATATTGTGTTTGGAGAGGGAGCATTAGAATATTTATCTACTTTAAAGGGAAGGAAAGCAACTCTTGTGACGGGTGGAAGTTCTATGAAAAGGTTTGGATTTTTAGATGAGGCTAAAAAACAATTAGAAAAAGCAGGAATGGAAGTCTCTGTCGTGGATGGTGTTGAACCGAATCCATCTATAGAAACAGTCATTCGTGGTGGTCAAGAGATGGCAGCATTTAACCCAGATTGGATCATTGCCATCGGCGGAGGTTCAGCCTTAGATGCAGCCAAAATCATGTGGATTTATTACGAATATCCAGAAACCAAATTTGAAGATTTAGTAAATGGAAAATTCCCTAAACTAAGAACAAAAGCAAAATTTATCGCTATTCCTTCTACTAGTGGTACAGCTTCAGAGATCACTGCATTTTCTGTAATAACAGATACGCAAAATCATATTAAATATCCACTGGTTTCTTACGAAATCACCCCAGATATTGCTTTATTAGATCCAAACTTACCAGCAAAAATGCCTCCTCACATTACAGCTCATACTGGAATGGACGTAATGGCACATGCTTTAGAAGCATATGTATCAACTAACGCTTCAAGCTATACTGACCCATTAGCATTAGAGGCCATCAAGCTGGTTTTCAAACAGCTTCCAACCGCTTATACCGATGGAAACAATATCCAAGCAAGAGAAGATATGCATAATGCTTCTTGTATTGCAGGAATGGCATTTACCAATTCTTCCTTGGGGATTATACACAGCTTAGCTCATAAGATCGGTGGAGAATTTGGAATCACTCATGGTCTAGCCAACGCAATATTAATGCCTTATATTGTGGAGTACAATCAAAAATCCACAGATAAATTTACTAAAATTGAAAATAGCCTTGGAATAAAAAATATCGTAGAAGAGTTGAAGGCTCTTAACTTGAAAGTAGGTATTCCATTAACTTTAAAAGAAGTGACAGAAGTTGAAATCACTGAAGAAAAATTCTTAGAGGTATTAGATAGAATGAGTGAAAATGCCTTTAATGATCCATGTACATTAACCAACCCAAGACAATCCTCTCCAGAAGATGTAAAAGAAATCTATAAAGCAGCATTTTATGGCACAACAGCTAAAAATATTTAAGACAAAAATATGAGGTTTTTTATATCGCAAAAAAGCATGGAAACGATTATAAATGCATTAATATAAAGACAAGAAGTTGAGTAGGTATCTATTTTGGAGATTTATAGAAGAAGCTATTAACAATGCAATAAATGATGGCATTATCTACAGTAAGATTCGATCCCTAGAAACTAAAACACTAGTTTCTAGGGATTATTTTCTATTTAAAACATCTGTTCTACATATGATATAATCATATTAATACACAGTACTGAAATGAGGTGTAATATAATGGCGATTAGATACATATTTGGTAGGGCAGGCAGAGGAAAAAGCTACTTAGCTCTTGAGGAAATAAAAGAGAGATTACAAGAAGAAGGGGATAATAAGTTATTTCTTTTTGTTCCAGAACAGTTTACCCTACAAGCAGAACGGGACTTAATAGGCAAGCAGGAGCTAAAGGGCATTATGAGGGCAGAGGTATTAAGCTTTACTAGACTTGCTCATCGTGTGTTTAGCGAAGTTGGTGGAATTACTAGGGTGCTAATTAATGATCTAGGTAAAAATATGATTTTAAGAAAGATTGCCGATGAATCTTCTAAGGATCTTTCTATTTATAAATCCATTGCCAAGCAAGATGGATTTATTGAAAAATTAAGCGAGCTTATATGTGAAATGAAACAGCACGATATAACTCCTATTGAGCTGACTATGGAGCTTAACGAAATGGAAGAGGATACAATATTAAGACGAAAGCTAGAGGATATTACCCTTCTATATCAAAGGTTTAATAATTATTTAAAGGGCAGATATGTAGATAATGAAGACCACGTGGACTTACTTATTGAAAATATTGAGAGAGTTCAATTTTTAGAAGGTGCGGAAATTTGGATAGATGGATTTCAGACTTTTACTCCCCAAATATTTAGGGTTATTGAAAAATTAGCAGAGAAGGTAAAAAACATTACCATTACATTTACTATGGAGTTAAATTCTAAGGAAAAAGATAAGGATTTATTCCACATTAACCAAAAAACATATTTAAAAATAAAGACAATAGCCCAGAAATTAAGATTAGAGGAAGAGATAATCAATTTAGATATAACTGAAAGGCAGGTATTGCCAAAGGTTAAAGAGATTGAGCATATAGAAAGAGAATTGTATAGCTATCCATATAAGCAATATACCGATGAAATTGTTAATTTAGAGGTTTTTGCTGGTTCTAACCTTTATTCAGAAATGGAAAACGTGGCTGCTCAAATAATTCATTTAGTACGTAATAGAGGCTATAGATGGAAGGACATAGCCCTCGTTTCTGGTGGACTGGATCAATATAGCATGATATTGAAAAGGGTATTTGAAGAGTACAATATACCTTATTTTATGGACGAAAAAAGGTCTATCATGAACAATCCTATGATAGAGCTTATTTTATCTAGCATAGAGATTCTAGCTAGAGGATATCAGTATGAGGACGTATTTAGATTTCTAAAAACCGGCTTTAGTGATTTAACAAAGGATGAGGTAGAGGAGCTGGAAAACTATGTTCTTCAATATGGTATTAAAGGAAGGGCTTATTCTGAAGCATTTACAAAGGGTGATGAAGAGAAGCTTGAAAAATACAACGAGTTAAGAGAAAGATTTATTTCCAACTTCACTAAATTTGAAAAAAAGATTTATCGTAAAAAGAAGGTTGGAGATATTACAAAGGCATTATTCGAGTTTATGAAGGACCTTAACATAGAAGAAAAACTAGATAGCTGGATTGAAGAGCTTAGAGAGCAAAAATATTTTGAGTATGTAAATGAAAACACCCAAATATGGAATAAAATTATGGAGATATTTGATCAGCTAACAGAAATATTAGCTGAGGAAAGCACCACATTAAAAGAATATGGGAGGATTTTGGAGGCTGGTTTTTCAGCTTGTGAAGTAGGGGTTATTCCTTCCACTATAGATCAGGTACTAGTTGGTAGTATAGAAAGGTCAAAGAGTCATGATATTAAAGCTTTATTTGTAGTAGGAGTAAACGATGGAATACTTCCTTCTGGCAAAGAGGACGGTGGAATACTGTTGGATCATGAGCGGGAATCCTTGGAGAAAAAGGGCCTTCCCATAGGCACTACTTTAGAAACTTCACTACTAGAAGAACAGTTTATGATATACTCTGCCTTCTCAAAGCCTACAGAATATTTGTGGATAAGCTATGCCTTGGCAGATCAGGAAGGTAGAGCCATGAGACCTTCTATTTTAACAGACCGTTTTAAAAAGCTATTTAAAAATTTAAATATAAAAAGTGATGTTGTAAATACTTTGGATAGACAGCTTCATCTTATAACAACACCGGTTAGTACATTTAAATATATGACAGAAAACATAAGACTAAAAATGGACGATAAACCAATGGAAGATGTTTGGTGGGATGTATACGGTTGGTACACTGACAATCCTAAATGGGAAGAAAGACGTAAGCTTATGGTTAAGGGGCTATTCCATCAAAATCAAATCACCTACATAGGAGAGAAAAAAGCAAGAAGCCTTTATGATAATCCTATTAAATCCAGCGTTTCTAGGCTTGAAAGATTTGCAAACTGTCCATTCTCTCATTTTGTGACCTATGGCTTAAGACCAAAGGAGAGGAAAGAATATGAGCTCTCTAATCCTGATATAGGGAG from Alkaliphilus flagellatus includes:
- a CDS encoding iron-containing alcohol dehydrogenase, with protein sequence MLLKWFRVPKDIVFGEGALEYLSTLKGRKATLVTGGSSMKRFGFLDEAKKQLEKAGMEVSVVDGVEPNPSIETVIRGGQEMAAFNPDWIIAIGGGSALDAAKIMWIYYEYPETKFEDLVNGKFPKLRTKAKFIAIPSTSGTASEITAFSVITDTQNHIKYPLVSYEITPDIALLDPNLPAKMPPHITAHTGMDVMAHALEAYVSTNASSYTDPLALEAIKLVFKQLPTAYTDGNNIQAREDMHNASCIAGMAFTNSSLGIIHSLAHKIGGEFGITHGLANAILMPYIVEYNQKSTDKFTKIENSLGIKNIVEELKALNLKVGIPLTLKEVTEVEITEEKFLEVLDRMSENAFNDPCTLTNPRQSSPEDVKEIYKAAFYGTTAKNI
- the addB gene encoding helicase-exonuclease AddAB subunit AddB; this encodes MAIRYIFGRAGRGKSYLALEEIKERLQEEGDNKLFLFVPEQFTLQAERDLIGKQELKGIMRAEVLSFTRLAHRVFSEVGGITRVLINDLGKNMILRKIADESSKDLSIYKSIAKQDGFIEKLSELICEMKQHDITPIELTMELNEMEEDTILRRKLEDITLLYQRFNNYLKGRYVDNEDHVDLLIENIERVQFLEGAEIWIDGFQTFTPQIFRVIEKLAEKVKNITITFTMELNSKEKDKDLFHINQKTYLKIKTIAQKLRLEEEIINLDITERQVLPKVKEIEHIERELYSYPYKQYTDEIVNLEVFAGSNLYSEMENVAAQIIHLVRNRGYRWKDIALVSGGLDQYSMILKRVFEEYNIPYFMDEKRSIMNNPMIELILSSIEILARGYQYEDVFRFLKTGFSDLTKDEVEELENYVLQYGIKGRAYSEAFTKGDEEKLEKYNELRERFISNFTKFEKKIYRKKKVGDITKALFEFMKDLNIEEKLDSWIEELREQKYFEYVNENTQIWNKIMEIFDQLTEILAEESTTLKEYGRILEAGFSACEVGVIPSTIDQVLVGSIERSKSHDIKALFVVGVNDGILPSGKEDGGILLDHERESLEKKGLPIGTTLETSLLEEQFMIYSAFSKPTEYLWISYALADQEGRAMRPSILTDRFKKLFKNLNIKSDVVNTLDRQLHLITTPVSTFKYMTENIRLKMDDKPMEDVWWDVYGWYTDNPKWEERRKLMVKGLFHQNQITYIGEKKARSLYDNPIKSSVSRLERFANCPFSHFVTYGLRPKERKEYELSNPDIGRLFHDSMEQFTKEMMAEQIQWKELTREQSDYLVEKVIDEMAPEFEHGIMLSTHRYKYLVTRLKRISKRAIWTLTEHVKKGEFVPMGHEINFGLDGDIPPIVIELETGEKIYLEGRIDRVDILNDEEGNYVKIIDYKSGSKDFSLSDVYYGFQIQLMVYLDAILSSQSQKHKVEVHPGGIFYFKIDDPMIKTTEKAVEEVEKEINKKLKMRGLVLKDVNIIKKIDEEIGRSSDVIPAGLTKDGEISKTSSALPEEDFKALLKHVRGLIKEIGEEMLKGNVKIEPFKKGEDTSCKYCTYISICQFDNSFHENQYKNVKELKPDEVLEKIKKEGKADEKLD